The following proteins come from a genomic window of Brevibacillus antibioticus:
- a CDS encoding PIG-L family deacetylase, with the protein MDKKSPIVQPTKLPCPPIPASVRTMQGEHGLLDLWKVIKPLATIASAMNTGAHPDDEHSAMLAYLALGRGVYTTSVIATRGEGGQNEIGCEQGTALGIIRTRELEEASSLSNVTLGILSEELDDPIHDFGFSKCAEETFRKWGEEVVYERLIRKIRELRPDVVIACFENEPTTHGHHRAITLLTQRAFHEAADPQIFPAHRQAGLLPWQMKKLYLPIMDNDDYHVAVPVGEYDQIYGSSYVQLGERSRFMHKTQGMGVHYDEGPTYNYYRLDASVFPAPEKERDFFSGLPVSFADLAQSIAAKGGQELAEVFHRMHDAATDVLNAYPRFAEVAQRVHCMKALLASAQQEVPKAPLDEETKIDLMYRLGLKEAQLNRASAEALSLVVKIKPETGEWVAGQTTTVTVTAYNGGSLEVEHVKLRMRVPAGWTAKPLTPTAFPRLAYNQTVCTVFEVSIPAQTELFHPYKPPVLDVEVLYFAFETASTIRVEPESRVAVLPPYAVTLTPSDVVRNTLHTDETIPVKVTLKQYRPGSSTAKVALVVPAGWAAEPAFVDVPFSFRSETKTIAFTVHTTPQVTNGKYQISATVAGTDGVTEIAQDVQVIEYPHVGRTYFIRPATLTVQAFDLAIPKNQRIGYVSSGFDNMDKYLRAVGVNCLNLDANEIQSGDLSRYDTIVLGIRAYGFRRELIESNQRLLHYVENGGNLVVQYHKPEDKWKPHLAPYPIFIGESLIDWRVTNEQSDVRMLAPDHPIFQEPNVITQADWDGWVQERSIYNPSRWGSEYTELIATSDPGEPEFRGIFLTAHYGKGTYTYSSLAWFREIPQLVPGAFRLFVNMISQKQ; encoded by the coding sequence ATGGACAAGAAATCACCGATCGTACAGCCGACCAAACTGCCCTGCCCACCTATTCCCGCATCTGTTCGCACCATGCAGGGGGAACACGGACTGCTCGATCTATGGAAAGTGATTAAGCCGCTCGCTACCATTGCTAGTGCTATGAATACAGGTGCCCATCCAGACGATGAGCACAGTGCCATGCTTGCTTATTTGGCGCTGGGGAGAGGCGTTTATACCACGAGTGTGATCGCGACGAGAGGGGAAGGCGGCCAAAACGAAATCGGCTGCGAGCAAGGTACCGCGCTGGGGATTATCCGGACGCGCGAGCTGGAAGAAGCCTCATCTCTCAGCAATGTGACGCTTGGCATCCTGAGTGAAGAGCTGGATGATCCTATCCATGATTTCGGGTTCTCCAAATGTGCCGAAGAAACCTTCCGCAAATGGGGCGAAGAGGTCGTGTATGAGCGATTGATTCGGAAAATCAGGGAGCTACGCCCCGATGTCGTTATCGCTTGCTTTGAAAATGAACCGACGACACACGGACATCACCGGGCGATTACGTTACTGACACAGCGAGCTTTCCACGAAGCAGCCGATCCACAGATCTTTCCTGCGCATAGGCAGGCTGGACTTTTGCCGTGGCAAATGAAAAAGCTGTATTTGCCTATCATGGACAACGATGATTATCACGTCGCTGTACCCGTGGGGGAATACGACCAAATCTACGGCTCATCCTATGTGCAGCTTGGTGAGCGATCGAGGTTTATGCATAAGACACAGGGCATGGGTGTTCATTACGACGAAGGCCCGACCTACAATTATTACCGCTTGGATGCCTCTGTTTTTCCGGCACCGGAAAAAGAGCGCGACTTTTTTTCCGGACTGCCCGTCAGTTTTGCTGATCTGGCGCAGAGCATCGCTGCAAAAGGCGGGCAAGAGCTTGCGGAAGTATTTCATCGTATGCACGATGCGGCTACAGATGTATTGAATGCCTACCCGCGTTTTGCTGAGGTGGCACAAAGGGTTCACTGCATGAAGGCTTTGCTGGCGTCTGCACAACAAGAAGTACCCAAGGCTCCACTCGATGAAGAAACAAAGATTGATTTGATGTATCGGCTAGGACTCAAGGAAGCGCAGCTAAACCGTGCCAGTGCGGAGGCTCTGTCTTTGGTCGTGAAAATCAAGCCGGAGACGGGCGAGTGGGTGGCAGGTCAGACGACAACCGTTACCGTAACGGCTTACAACGGCGGCTCGCTGGAGGTAGAGCATGTGAAGCTGCGTATGCGTGTACCCGCTGGATGGACGGCGAAACCGCTCACGCCAACTGCTTTTCCTCGACTTGCTTACAATCAGACGGTGTGCACCGTATTTGAGGTATCGATTCCTGCACAGACGGAGCTGTTCCATCCATACAAGCCGCCCGTGCTCGATGTCGAGGTGCTCTATTTCGCCTTCGAGACAGCCAGTACGATTCGTGTGGAGCCGGAAAGCCGTGTTGCTGTGCTTCCGCCGTATGCCGTGACGCTGACCCCGTCAGATGTGGTGAGAAACACGCTGCATACGGATGAGACGATCCCGGTTAAGGTAACACTGAAACAGTACCGTCCGGGAAGCTCTACAGCCAAGGTCGCTCTCGTTGTCCCGGCAGGCTGGGCAGCGGAGCCAGCCTTTGTGGATGTTCCATTTTCTTTCCGCAGCGAGACGAAAACGATCGCTTTTACTGTTCATACCACACCGCAGGTGACGAATGGCAAATATCAGATCAGCGCCACGGTAGCGGGGACAGACGGTGTGACTGAGATCGCGCAGGATGTGCAGGTCATTGAATATCCGCATGTCGGCCGCACGTATTTCATCCGGCCCGCTACGTTGACTGTTCAAGCCTTTGACCTGGCCATTCCGAAAAATCAACGGATCGGTTACGTATCCAGCGGCTTTGACAATATGGATAAATACTTGCGTGCAGTCGGGGTGAATTGCCTCAATCTCGACGCAAACGAAATACAATCGGGCGATTTGTCCCGCTACGACACGATTGTTCTCGGTATCCGCGCATACGGATTCCGCCGCGAATTAATCGAGAGCAACCAGCGTCTTTTGCACTATGTAGAAAACGGCGGAAATCTCGTCGTTCAATATCATAAGCCGGAGGACAAATGGAAGCCGCACTTGGCACCTTACCCTATTTTTATCGGCGAATCGCTGATCGATTGGCGGGTGACCAATGAGCAATCAGACGTCCGTATGCTGGCCCCTGACCATCCGATATTCCAGGAGCCAAACGTGATTACCCAAGCAGACTGGGATGGATGGGTGCAGGAGCGCTCCATCTACAATCCTTCTCGCTGGGGGAGCGAGTATACCGAGCTGATTGCGACAAGTGATCCGGGAGAACCGGAGTTCCGTGGTATTTTCCTCACGGCGCACTATGGAAAAGGGACGTATACGTACAGCTCGCTTGCCTGGTTTCGCGAGATTCCACAGCTAGTCCCTGGCGCTTTTCGTTTGTTCGTCAACATGATCAGTCAGAAGCAGTAA